From Rhodospirillales bacterium, one genomic window encodes:
- the ftsZ gene encoding cell division protein FtsZ, translating into MPISISVPEDLDFRPRITVVGVGGGGCNAVDHMIESELEGVSFVACNTDLQALRRSACPARVRLGLNSTQGLGAGSNPVVGREAAEESIDKVMDAIGDAHMLFLVAGFGGGTGTGAVPVIARAAQERGILTVAVVTTPFTFEAVNRAEVAQAGLQELRKTVDTFVVIANQQLFDVQTDGMSLLDSFRLVDNVLYDGVRGITDLLMCPGLINLDFADVRSAMNNAGAALMGTGEATGENRIEEATHAAISNPLLSYQGLEVGQAAKLLVNITSSANVSLTQTERIMEIIRGRTHERVNLKIGVAIDDNMGDAIRVSVVMTGFDRRHGPGLDTVPPGIPVHRAKSPQAPGSEPTSGQEVSGRVPGHRSKPPKTPVPEPLSGREVSGVQGHLDILGVLDPPPVRREGGGARQTSDTAVGAGSDVNGLDLAGAPAADARPAGQRAGAPAEERTPAPQPGVEVVARTNGAGRVAVGAAGRGGKEVRTPDHRVQSAAGSRTEAPRPALRASASHVPVRESQSDGNGKGIRARSTSGAGSNTAGQGLGSDGATESNRVADAAVARDVVATPHLRPAVYSDSKAGGGKSSWTKLFGFLPMR; encoded by the coding sequence ATGCCGATCAGCATCAGTGTCCCCGAAGACCTCGACTTCAGACCGAGGATCACGGTCGTCGGCGTAGGCGGCGGCGGCTGCAACGCCGTCGACCACATGATCGAGAGCGAACTCGAAGGCGTGTCCTTCGTGGCCTGCAACACCGACCTCCAGGCGCTCCGGCGTTCCGCCTGCCCGGCCCGAGTGCGGCTTGGCCTCAACAGCACACAGGGCCTCGGCGCCGGGTCCAATCCCGTCGTCGGCCGCGAGGCCGCGGAGGAGTCGATCGACAAGGTGATGGACGCCATCGGCGACGCGCACATGCTGTTCCTCGTGGCCGGTTTCGGCGGTGGCACCGGGACCGGGGCCGTTCCGGTGATTGCCCGCGCGGCCCAGGAACGGGGGATCCTGACGGTCGCCGTCGTGACGACGCCGTTCACGTTTGAGGCGGTCAACCGGGCGGAGGTGGCCCAGGCGGGCCTGCAGGAACTGCGCAAGACCGTCGACACGTTTGTCGTGATCGCGAACCAGCAGCTGTTCGATGTGCAGACCGACGGGATGAGCCTGCTCGACTCGTTCCGGCTGGTCGACAACGTCCTCTACGACGGTGTCCGGGGGATTACCGATCTGCTCATGTGCCCCGGCCTGATCAACCTGGACTTCGCCGACGTCCGCTCGGCGATGAACAACGCCGGCGCGGCCCTCATGGGCACCGGCGAAGCCACCGGCGAGAACCGGATCGAGGAGGCGACCCACGCGGCCATCAGCAACCCGCTCCTCAGCTACCAGGGGCTGGAGGTGGGCCAGGCAGCAAAACTGCTGGTCAACATCACGAGCAGCGCCAACGTGAGTCTCACGCAGACCGAACGGATCATGGAGATCATCCGCGGCCGCACGCATGAGCGCGTCAATCTCAAGATCGGCGTGGCTATCGACGACAACATGGGCGACGCGATCCGGGTATCCGTCGTCATGACCGGGTTTGACCGGAGGCACGGGCCCGGTCTCGATACGGTCCCGCCCGGGATCCCGGTCCATCGCGCAAAGTCGCCGCAGGCCCCGGGGTCGGAGCCGACGTCCGGCCAGGAAGTTTCGGGCCGGGTCCCGGGCCACCGATCGAAGCCACCGAAAACCCCGGTGCCGGAGCCGCTGTCCGGCCGGGAGGTTTCGGGCGTGCAGGGCCATCTCGACATTCTGGGTGTGTTGGATCCGCCGCCCGTGCGCCGCGAGGGCGGCGGCGCCCGCCAAACGTCCGACACCGCGGTCGGTGCGGGGTCGGACGTGAACGGTCTGGACCTGGCAGGGGCCCCGGCAGCCGACGCAAGACCGGCCGGCCAACGGGCGGGCGCCCCCGCGGAAGAGAGAACCCCGGCGCCGCAACCGGGAGTCGAGGTCGTCGCCAGGACCAACGGCGCCGGTCGCGTGGCTGTAGGGGCGGCTGGTCGGGGCGGAAAGGAGGTACGGACGCCTGATCACCGTGTCCAGAGCGCGGCGGGCTCGCGGACGGAGGCTCCCCGCCCCGCGCTTCGTGCGTCTGCTTCCCATGTACCGGTTCGGGAATCACAGTCCGACGGAAACGGAAAGGGTATCCGTGCCCGCAGCACGAGCGGTGCCGGCTCCAACACGGCGGGGCAGGGGTTGGGGTCGGACGGCGCTACGGAATCCAACCGGGTAGCGGATGCGGCCGTTGCCCGCGATGTCGTCGCTACCCCGCACCTGCGCCCGGCGGTTTATTCGGACTCCAAGGCCGGCGGGGGGAAATCGTCCTGGACGAAGCTGTTCGGCTTTCTCCCGATGCGCTAG